One Defluviitoga tunisiensis genomic window carries:
- the arfA gene encoding arabinosylfuranosidase ArfA gives MKKAKMYIDKNYIIDKVDNRLFGSFIEHLGRAVYTGIYEPGHPKSDEKGFRKDVIDLVKELNVSIVRYPGGNFVSGYNWEDGVGPKDKRPKKLELAWQSIEPNEFGTNEFIEWCKKVNTEPMMSLNLGTRGIDEARNFVEYCNHSGGGYYGELRKKHGYKEPHKVKIWCLGNEMDGPWQIGHKTVEEYARLAEETAKVMKLVDPDISLVACGSSGWHIPTFGEWEATVLEHTYDYVDYISLHAYYDNYEDNIENFLAKSIDMDSYIKSVIATCDYIKGKKKSKKTINISFDEWNVWFHSREADKKVEPWQIAPPLLEDVYTFEDALLVGLMLITLLKNADRVKIACLAQLVNVIAPIMTRKGGGAWRQTIFYPFMHASNFGRGKVLQPVISTDKYDTKDFKEVPFVDSIPVFNEEKNELTIFAVNRAQDKMVFECELKGFEDYSVIEHIVLENSDLKAVNTEDKPDNVKPHSNGNARNEGEKVMAELSPLSWNVIRVGKK, from the coding sequence ATGAAAAAAGCTAAAATGTACATAGACAAGAACTATATAATTGATAAAGTGGATAATAGGTTATTTGGCTCTTTCATTGAGCATCTTGGTAGAGCAGTATATACTGGAATATATGAACCAGGGCATCCAAAATCTGATGAAAAAGGTTTCAGAAAAGATGTTATTGACTTAGTGAAAGAACTGAATGTTTCGATAGTTCGCTATCCTGGCGGGAATTTTGTATCTGGGTATAATTGGGAAGATGGCGTGGGTCCAAAAGATAAAAGACCGAAAAAGCTTGAATTAGCATGGCAATCCATAGAACCAAATGAATTCGGTACAAATGAGTTTATTGAATGGTGCAAAAAAGTAAATACTGAACCAATGATGAGTTTAAACCTTGGTACAAGAGGTATAGATGAAGCTCGTAACTTTGTTGAATATTGTAACCATTCTGGTGGAGGATATTATGGAGAATTAAGAAAAAAGCATGGATATAAAGAACCTCATAAAGTAAAGATTTGGTGTTTAGGAAATGAAATGGATGGTCCATGGCAAATAGGCCATAAAACAGTTGAAGAATATGCACGATTAGCAGAAGAAACAGCAAAGGTTATGAAGTTGGTGGATCCAGATATTAGTTTGGTTGCATGCGGAAGTTCTGGTTGGCACATTCCCACTTTTGGCGAATGGGAAGCAACAGTTCTTGAACATACATATGATTATGTTGATTACATTTCACTTCATGCATATTACGATAATTACGAGGATAACATTGAAAACTTCTTGGCTAAATCCATCGATATGGATTCATACATAAAATCGGTTATTGCGACTTGTGATTACATCAAGGGTAAGAAAAAAAGTAAAAAGACGATTAATATATCATTTGATGAATGGAATGTTTGGTTTCATTCAAGAGAAGCTGATAAAAAAGTAGAGCCGTGGCAAATTGCTCCTCCTTTACTTGAAGATGTATACACTTTCGAAGATGCACTATTGGTTGGTTTAATGCTAATTACGCTTTTAAAGAATGCTGATAGAGTAAAAATTGCATGTTTGGCTCAGTTGGTAAATGTTATAGCACCAATCATGACAAGAAAAGGTGGAGGAGCATGGAGACAAACTATTTTTTATCCGTTTATGCATGCCTCAAACTTTGGTCGAGGAAAGGTCTTACAACCAGTAATTTCAACTGATAAATACGACACGAAAGATTTTAAAGAAGTTCCATTCGTAGATTCTATTCCTGTTTTTAACGAAGAAAAAAATGAATTAACTATTTTTGCAGTAAACAGAGCACAAGACAAAATGGTATTTGAATGCGAATTAAAAGGGTTTGAAGATTATTCGGTAATTGAACACATAGTATTAGAAAATAGTGATCTTAAAGCTGTTAATACTGAGGATAAGCCAGATAATGTTAAACCTCACTCAAATGGTAATGCAAGAAATGAAGGAGAAAAAGTAATGGCTGAGCTATCTCCTCTTTCTTGGAATGTAATTAGAGTAGGTAAAAAATGA